In Chrysoperla carnea chromosome 2, inChrCarn1.1, whole genome shotgun sequence, the following proteins share a genomic window:
- the LOC123292150 gene encoding tumor suppressor candidate 3 produces MKLLVLSAILSIFLSLFLLSDGQTRKNGLSLAERVQQLTEMTSKKAVLRFNGNKYRDFVKGAPRNYSVVIMFTAMAPSRQCQICRHASDEFTIVANSFRYSQTYSNKLFFAVVDFDDGSDVFLTLKINTAPVFIHFPPKGKPKVHDTMDIQRFGFSADAIAKWINERTDIQIRVFRPPNYSGTVALLMLFAMVGGFLYLRRNNLEFLYNKRLWGTGAVCFCFMMVSGQMWNHIRGPPFVHKTPNGAIAYIHGSAQGQFVLETYIVMVLNAAIVLGMILMTEAAQPKGDVRKRRIFAIIGLILVSVFFSLILSVFRSKAQGYPYSFLFK; encoded by the exons ATGAAGTTACTAGTCTTGAGTGCAATTTTGTCGATATTCTTATCATTATTCCTTTTATCAGATGGACAAACtcgtaaaaat GGTTTGTCACTCGCAGAGCGAGTACAACAATTAACAGAGATGACGAGTAAGAAAGCCGTCTTACGTTTCAATGGAAATAAATATCGAGATTTTGTTAAAGGTGCACCAAGAAACTATTCTGTGGTGATTATGTTTACAGCAATGGCACCTAGTCGACAATGTCAAATATGCAGACATGCGAGTGATGAATTTACAATTGTGGCAAATTCTTTTCGATATTCACAAACATATTCGAATAAATTATTCTTTGCAGTTGTAGATTTTGATGATGGATCTGACGTATTTTTGACG ttaaaaataaacacgGCACCagtatttattcattttccACCAAAAGGTAAACCAAAGGTACATGATACGATGGATATCCAACGTTTTGGATTCTCTGCTGATGCAATAGCAAAATGGATCAATGAACGTACAGATATACAAATACGTGTATTCCGTCCACCAAATTATTCTGGAACAGTTGCATTGTTAATGTTATTTGCAATGGTTGGaggatttttatatttgagacgcaataatttagaatttttatacaacaaaCGATTATGGGGTACTGGCGcagtatgtttttgttttatgatgGTATCAGGACAAATGTGGAATCATATCCGTGGACCACCATTTGTACATAAAACACCAAATGGTGCAATTGCTTATATTCATGGTTCAGCACAAGgtcaatttgttttggaaacgTATATAGTTATGGTTTTAA ATGCTGCCATTGTATTAGGAATGATATTAATGACTGAGGCTGCTCAACCTAAAGGTGATGTGAGAAAACGACGTATATTTGCTATTATTGGATTGATATTGGTTTCAGtatttttctcattaattttaTCTGTGTTCCGTTCAAAAGCACAAGGGTATCCTTATAG cttcttatttaagtaa
- the LOC123291387 gene encoding histone-lysine N-methyltransferase Suv4-20, producing MVVDLAPRSVPHKMQATGMSPRELSENDDLATSIVLDPHLGFTTHKMNIRYRPIKANVNELRNIITEFIRTQNYERAYAKISRGEWIPRGNSHTRSKLQQERLKDHIYRYLRVFDKDSGFVIEPCFRYSLEGQKGAKVSSTKKWFKNEKIEFLVGCIAELTEEEEGQLLHPGKNDFSVMYSCRKNCAQLWLGPAAYINHDCRANCKFVATGRDTACVKVLRDIEVGEEITCFYGEDFFGDNNCYCECETCERRGMGAFAKEKSQNEEMVKGYRLRETDNRLNRTKPNKNNQKIQMLDKASIENNNTNEPVEKVVTPLSMRELRQKGLTKYDAELLIAQGCKFSDIDEETNRKGSITNVRNGSLLNDNENIRTRERRSVRRIQSGWDEQHNTTSNSQTTTRASRLQQRNARLANQDISRSLSGRQTLSRSSMLDECQSNSSSCTGSISEHDLVSDATQRCTIFNGVHESGQLHPRQQNVNSSGIMLRNHKRLTEPVTLTPECPSKSGNKLSSSNNDITNSSSNLEHLKNCEKIPRLELKVEEMVRTNLTTAEESSTNSVNVDNNTDKKSVAKTQVERRSNGQFAPKIPSSSLNSLTLSTRQPRTTTIKTQSKIGLTAAPMSSILHRPITRAETRCNSNASSTELSVSGINSDVYEFSEPAENKDTSANVIIQTSNSEETVSTIGANNIPEINCDLKQDTANGNCVSTQLGGQDNDNSRVTLQTENHSTSAGNDDANKIETSNEESSKVASSPTAVTSSSEPPRISGGRLKLTLRMKRSPVLDEVIESGLSEDNYKTEYEVLRVEGVDSDHRSFSSTNSHRKKRHKAKDRRRERRLKRSTQDPIILHPPMKRLRLIFGNETHTIDIPSTSAN from the exons ATGGTTGTGGATTTGGCTCCTCGTTCTGTACCTCATAAAATGCAGGCCACGGGGATGTCACCCCGAGAACTGTCAGAGAATGATGATCTTGCTACATCGATTGTATTGGATCCACATTTGGGTTTCACTACACATAAAATGAACATACGATATCGTCCTATTAAAGCTAACGTTAATGAATTACGTAATATCATTACTGAATTTATTCGTACACAAAATTATGAACGAGCTTATGCTAAAATATCGAGGGGAGAATGGATACCACGGGGCAATTCACATACAAGATCCAAATTACAACAGGAGAGACTTAAAGATCAT ATTTATAGGTATTTAAGAGTATTTGACAAAGATTCAGGATTCGTGATCGAACCATGCTTTCGGTATTCATTAGAAGGGCAGAAAGGTGCGAAAGTATCATCGacaaaaaaatggttcaaaaacgaaaaaatcgaatttttggtTGGATGTATCGCCGAATTAACAGAAGAAGAAGAAGGACAATTATTACATCCAggcaaaaatgatttttcagttATGTACAGTTGTAGAAAAAATTGTGCCCAATTATGGTTAGGACCAGCCGCATATATAAATCATGATTGTCGTGCAAATTGTAAATTTGTTGCAACCGGTAGAGATACTGCTTGCGTAAAAGTATTACGTGATATTGAAGTTGGTGAAGAAATAACATGTTTTTATGGTGAGGATTTTTTTGGAGATAACAATTGCTATTGCGAATGTGAGACTTGCGAACGACGTGGAATGGGTGCATTCGCAAAGGAAAAATCACAGAATGAAGAAATGGTTAAAGGCTATCGTTTACGTGAAACGGATAATCGTTTAAATCGTACTAAAccgaataaaaataatcaaaaaatacagaTGTTAGATAAAGCcagtattgaaaataataatacaaatgaaCCTGTTGAGAAAGTTGTCACACCACTAAGTATGCGAGAACTTCGACAAAAaggtttaacaaaatatgatgcGGAGTTATTAATTGCCCAAGGTTGCAAATTTTCGGATATTGATGAAGAAACAAATCGCAAAGGTTCAATAACAAATGTACGAAATGGATCGTTATTAAACGATAATGAGAATATTAGAACACGAGAACGCCGAAGTGTACGCCGAATTCAATCTGGTTGGGATGAACAGCATAATACAACATCAAACTCACAAACAACAACGCGTGCATCTCGCTTACAACAACGAAATGCTCGGCTTGCAAACCAAGATATTAGTCGATCGTTGTCAGGGCGGCAAACTTTATCGAGGTCTAGTATGTTAGATGAATGTCAAAGTAATTCCAGCAGTTGTACAGGAAGTATCAGTGAACATGATTTAGTGAGTGATGCCACACAAAggtgtacaatttttaatggtGTACATGAAAGTGGACAGTTGCATCCGCGACAACAAAATGTTAATTCCTCAGGTATCATGTTACGAAATCATAAGAGACTTACTGAACCAGTCACATTGACACCTGAATGTCCGTCAAAAAGTGGTAATAAACTTAGTAGTAGTAATAATGATATTACAAATTCTAGCAGTAATttagaacatttaaaaaattgtgaaaaaattccACGTTTAGAGTTAAAAGTTGAAGAAATGGTTAGAACGAATTTAACAACCGCCGAAGAATCATCAACCAATAGTGTTAATGTAGATAATAATACCGATAAAAAATCAGTTGCAAAAACTCAAGTTGAACGACGAAGTAACGGCCAATTTGCACCAAAAATTCCTTCATCTTCATTAAATAGTTTAACATTATCTACACGTCAGCCGCGTACTACAACAATTAAAACACAATCCAAAATAGGATTAACTGCTGCACCGATGTCTTCAATACTGCATCGACCGATAACGAGGGCAGAAACACGTTGTAATAGTAATGCATCATCAACCGAACTTAGTGTTAGTGGTATAAACAGTGATGTGTATGAATTTAGCGAACCTGCAGAAAATAAAGATACAAGCGCTAATGTGATAATCCAAACATCAAACAGTGAAGAAACTGTATCAACAATCGGAGCTAATAATATTCCGGAAATAAACTGTGATTTGAAGCAAGATACTGCCAATGGTAATTGTGTTAGTACTCAATTAGGTGGGCAAGATAATGATAATAGTCGAGTAACACTTCAAACAGAGAATCATTCAACCAGTGCCGGAAATGATGATGCTAATAAAATTGAAACCTCAAACGAGGAATCTTCAAAAGTGGCATCATCTCCAACGGCAGTCACCTCATCCAGTGAACCACCACGAATTTCGGGTGGTCGTTTAAAGTTAACACTACGTATGAAACGTAGTCCCGTACTGGATGAGGTAATTGAATCTGGTTTAAGTGAAGATAATTATAAGACTGAATATGAAGTGTTACGTGTTGAGGGAGTTGATAGTGATCATCGATCATTCAGTAGTACGAATTCACATCGAAAAAAACGCCATAAAGCTAAAGATCGTCGGCGTGAACGGCGTTTGAAACGCAGTACACAAGATCCGATTATATTACATCCTCCAATGAAAAGACTGCGGCTCATATTCGGGAATGAGACGCATACTATCGATATCCCGTCCACCAGTGCCAACTGA
- the LOC123294160 gene encoding ubiquitin-like modifier-activating enzyme 5 has product MSGDIETFKKRIQELENELSQYKEQRNVRQKIASMSAEVVDSNPYSRLMALQRMGIVKNYEDIRSKSVAIVGVGGVGSVTAEMLTRCGIGKLILFDYDKVELANMNRLFFQPHQSGQSKVEAAKGTLQNINPDVEIETYNYNITSVENYDNFIKILQTGSLTNGPVDLVLSCVDNFEARMTINSACNELNQIWFESGVSENAVSGHIQFLIPGETACFACAPPLVVAENIDEKTLKREGVCAASLPTTMGIVAGFLVQNTLKYLLNFGTVSHYLGYNALLDFFPTMNLKPNVNCDDLSCRERQKEFALKPKPVVEAVVEEETGDLHEDNEWGISLVDETQPTEEDKSTYSEGVRAAYTLPVDSSPSTDTDIPKTDLSLEELMAQMKSI; this is encoded by the exons ATGAGTGGTGAtatagaaacatttaaaaaaagaattcaagAACTAGAAAATGAATTATCTCAATATAAAGAACAGCGTAATGTACGGCAAAAAATTGCTTCAATGTCTGCAGAAGTTGTGGATTCCAATCCATACag tcGATTAATGGCCTTACAAAGAATGGGAATTGTTAAAAACTATGAAGATATTCGATCGAAATCTGTTGCTATTGTTGGAGTCGGAGGAGTTGGTAGTGTAACAGCAGAAATGCTGACACGTTGTGgaattggaaaattaattttgtttgattatgataaa gTTGAATTGGCTAATATGAATCGATTGTTTTTCCAACCACATCAATCGGGGCAAAGTAAAGTTGAAGCGGCCAAAGGTACATTACAAAACATAAATCCAGATGTTGAAATTGAAACATACAATTATAACATCACTTCTGTTGAAAATTATgacaactttattaaaattttaca AACTGGTAGCTTGACAAATGGACCGGTGGATTTAGTTTTAAGTTGCGTAGATAATTTTGAAGCTCGTATGACAATAAACAGTGCTTGTAatgaattaaatcaaatttggtTTGAATCTGGTGTTTCTGAAAATGCTGTATCTGGccatatacaatttttgatacCGGGAGAAACTGCATGTTTTGCT tgTGCACCACCATTAGTTGTAGccgaaaatattgatgaaaagaCATTAAAAAGGGAAGGTGTATGTGCTGCAAGTTTACCGACAACAATGGGTATTGTTGCTGGATTTTTAGTGCAAAATACtttgaagtatttattaaattttg GTACCGTGAGTCATTATTTGGGATATAATGCATTGTTAGATTTTTTCCCAACAATGAATCTAAAACCAAATGTAAATTGTGACGATTTATCTTGCCGTGAACGTCAAAAAGAATTCGCTTTGAAACCCAAACCAGTGGTTGAAGCTGTTGTAGAGGAAGAAACTGGTGATTTACACGAGGATAATGAATggg GAATTAGTTTGGTTGATGAAACACAACCAACAGAAGAAGATAAAAGTACATATTCAGAAGGAGTACGTGCAGCTTATACTTTACCTGTTGATTCCTCACCGTCAACGGATACTGACATTCCAAAAACTGATTTAAGTTTAGAAGAATTAATGGCTCAAATgaaatcaatataa